A single genomic interval of Oncorhynchus mykiss isolate Arlee chromosome 13, USDA_OmykA_1.1, whole genome shotgun sequence harbors:
- the LOC118938543 gene encoding uncharacterized protein LOC118938543 — protein sequence MKTAYKIMPKKIVVLVSTIKHIITQVLLQVDPQAFQGGVYLETPAIINDTQALLWSIPWVEVTEEEELLNGQQSTDAYEVAKTVINNLEQVLGPKPVLARALGIGSHILTRYIVHLVGLCIAKTVPVVYAANEEERRISQDMVNICPLPARLIISGELFSDFIVKFILKLHPMNGRGTKQLDQQALLLLVVKMASVAFNILRKIPGISVDENLCPPLCNMRKTVLHMQSAMIHQFGTTIKIKKLVAMKDTVIISTIPSAICEGILMVYKGISDTYPLQVLGPRCPIARSCEEAMESKLFAVALPEDLRKTIYDHYGSWVGKLALILKAFPLNDRIKLEYIRRVSLPRSSNRDVVWIDPKYFVGDDDEEVVTSSNTMPDNPLALDVSQAAFLKQFPQTDVFEVTTKDCGKPVQELARTETERNKPKMTNLDIVPVILVRKVFDSVFADSCTIKQQYGSWEDVSLCNDMVEHLHIQVQKEALKYQNQRLFLHTLRKLNDETDKMAKFLEDVSFSIKSKYFRTFHDWPMVKAQLYPEIQSLLVCDIMVREIMAHLRPTLTFAKDTKKGDDRPYCINIPVKRETRTPDDTEKTKLELCIEKASADIMKELLTPLEKEPEPFWKTGWMAMMEEENNKKKKKGCGWFSGLFGRKKKNSERIVDGGLSQARILEITSTQTKRMDTHTFTQRQI from the exons ATGAAGACTGCATACAAGATCATGCCGAAGAAGATTGTGGTACTTGTTTCCACCATCAAGCATATCATCACCCAGGTGCTTCTTCAAGTAGATCCCCAAGCCTTTCAGGGGGGAGTGTATTTGGAGACACCTGCTATCATCAACGACACCCAAGCTCTTCTGTGGTCTATTCCCTGGGTCGaggtcactgaggaggaggagctgtTGAACGGTCAGCAGTCCACTGATGCTTATGAGGTGGCTAAGACTGTCATCAACAACCTTGAGCAAGTGCTAGGCCCGAAACCTGTGCTGGCGAGAGCACTGGGAATCGGGTCACACATCTTGACAAGGTACATTGTTCATCTCGTAGGTCTATGCATTGCTAAGACAGTGCCCGTTGTTTATGCTGCCAATGAAGAGGAGAGACGTATTAGTCAGGATATGGTGAACATCTGTCCTCTACCTGCTAGATTGATCATTAGTGGAGAACTATTCAGTGACTTCATAGTGAAGTTTATTCTAAAACTTCATCCAATGAACGGACGCGGTACTAAACAGCTTGACCAACAGGCTCTGCTCTTACTGGTCGTTAAAATGGCCTCGGTTGCTTTTAACATCTTGAGGAAGATTCCAGGTATATCTGTGGATGAAAATCTGTGCCCCCCCTTATGCAACATGAGAAAGACAGTGTTGCACATGCAGAGTGCCATGATACATCAGTTTGGCACGACAATCAAGATAAAAAAACTGGTTGCCATGAAGGACACGGTGATCATCTCCACCATCCCCAGCGCTATCTGTGAGGGGATCCTGATGGTGTACAAGGGCATCAGTGACACCTATCCGCTTCAAGTCCTCGGCCCACGGTGTCCAATAGCTAGGAGCTGCGAAGAGGCTATGGAGAGCAAACTCTTTGCAGTAGCCCTACCCGAGGACCTTAGGAAGACCATCTACGATCACTACGGGTCCTGGGTCGGGAAACTGGCACTGATCCTGAAGGCTTTCCCCTTGAATGACCGCATCAAGTTGGAATACATCCGTCGTGTTTCTCTGCCTCGTTCCTCCAACAGAGATGTAGTCTGGATCGACCCCAAATACTTTGTTGGGGACGACGATGAAGAGGTTGTGACATCAAGCAACACAATGCCTGATAATCCTCTTGCTCTCGACGTCAGTCAGGCTGCCTTTTTGAAGCAGTTCCCACAGACTGATGTTTTCGAGGTAACCACAAAGGACTGTGGAAAGCCTGTGCAAGAACTGGCTCGGACGGAGACCGAGAGGAACAAACCAAAGATGACAAACCTTGATATTGTTCCTGTTATTCTTGTCAGGAAAGTCTTTGACTCTGTTTTTGCAGATTCATGTACAATCAAGCAGCAATACGGTTCATGGGAAGACGTCTCACTTTGCAATGATATGGTAGAGCACCTACATATCCAGGTTCAGAAAGAGGCATTGAAATACCAAAACCAAAGACTGTTCTTACACACTCTGAGGAAGCTCAACGATGAGACGGACAAGATGGCCAAATTCTTAGAAGACGTCTCATTCTCTATCAAGAGCAAGTACTTCAGGACTTTCCATGACTGGCCAATGGTTAAAGCCCAGCTATACCCAGAAATACAGTCTCTGCTAGTCTGCGATATCATGGTCAGAGAGATCATGGCTCACCTGAGGCCTACCTTGACCTTCGCCAAGGACACCAAGAAGGGTGATGACCGGCCATACTGCATCAACATCCCGGtcaagagagagaccagaacccCGGATGATACAG AAAAGACCAAGCTGGAGCTTTGCATTGAGAAAGCCAGCGCTGACATAATGAAGGAACTCCTCACCCCACTTGAGAAG GAACCCGAACCCTTCTGGAAGACGGGATGGATGGCAATGATGGAGGAGGAAaataataaaaagaagaagaagggtTGCGGCTGGTTCTCGGGTTTGTTTGGCCGTAAGAAAAAAAACAGCGAAAGAATTGTGGATGGAGGATTGTCGCAGGCGCGGATACTAGAAATCACATCCACACAAACCAAgcgtatggacacacacacatttacacagagacagatataA
- the LOC110512426 gene encoding UPF0575 protein C19orf67 homolog isoform X1 → MEGHPEEDKPVAGNERATNTEYYFLCYEDVPEEPAEGGDGEGKGETVAIGNVVKVWSIGQWIQTYPDPVRDHIYDWVLCCVPQARYHRLLCLGGEEPSACSATDCLLGVLFSQQTPVEDPSCETETSHCSGTAFGHNMFSMI, encoded by the exons ATGGAGGGACATCCAGAGGAGGACAAGCCAGTGGCAGGGAACGAGAGAGCCACCAACACAGagta CTACTTCCTGTGCTACGAGGACGTCCCTGAGGAGCCTGCTGAGGGGGGCGAtggagagggaaaaggggagacGGTTGCTATAGGCAATGTGGTCAAGGTGTGGTCAATCGGTCAGTGGATCCAAACGTATCCTGACCCCGTGAGAGACCACATCTACGACTG GGTGCTGTGCTGTGTTCCGCAGGCTAGGTACCACAGGCTGTTGTGTCTGGGAGGAGAGGAGCCCTCTGCTTGCAGTGCTACTGACTGCCTGCTGGGGGTGTTGTTTTCTCAACAGACCCCAGTGGAAGACCCCAGTTGTGAAACAGAGACAAGCCACTGTTCTGGTACTGCCTTTGGCCATAACATGTTCTCAATGATTTAA
- the LOC110512426 gene encoding uncharacterized protein LOC110512426 isoform X2 has translation MEGHPEEDKPVAGNERATNTEYYFLCYEDVPEEPAEGGDGEGKGETVAIGNVVKVWSIGQWIQTYPDPVRDHIYDWLGTTGCCVWEERSPLLAVLLTACWGCCFLNRPQWKTPVVKQRQATVLVLPLAITCSQ, from the exons ATGGAGGGACATCCAGAGGAGGACAAGCCAGTGGCAGGGAACGAGAGAGCCACCAACACAGagta CTACTTCCTGTGCTACGAGGACGTCCCTGAGGAGCCTGCTGAGGGGGGCGAtggagagggaaaaggggagacGGTTGCTATAGGCAATGTGGTCAAGGTGTGGTCAATCGGTCAGTGGATCCAAACGTATCCTGACCCCGTGAGAGACCACATCTACGACTG GCTAGGTACCACAGGCTGTTGTGTCTGGGAGGAGAGGAGCCCTCTGCTTGCAGTGCTACTGACTGCCTGCTGGGGGTGTTGTTTTCTCAACAGACCCCAGTGGAAGACCCCAGTTGTGAAACAGAGACAAGCCACTGTTCTGGTACTGCCTTTGGCCATAACATGTTCTCAATGA
- the LOC118938236 gene encoding uncharacterized protein LOC118938236 has protein sequence MEGQQLLTDKAKPSVPSHEPLGSVALMSGDTADILSEKQAQPEIRSDEKLQVEFLSQTQVEIPQEVREVMDSLLDKVADGEAQEKNAEVLVANLNPYPPSSSEVYVIRDLDSQVDKAKEVEALDLSTCPILQTALTDTDTVMKTAYKIMPKKIVVLVSTIKHIITQVLLQVDPQAFQGGVYLETPAIINDTQALLWSIPWVEVTEEEELLNGQQSTDAYEVAKTVINNLEQVLGPKPVLARALGIGSHILTRYIVHLVGLCIAKTVPVVYAANEEERRISQDMVNICPLPARLIISGELFSDFIVKFILKLHPMNGRGTKQLDQQALLLLVVKMASVAFNILRKIPGISVDENLCPPLCNMRKTVLHMQSAMIHQFGTTIKIKKLVAMKDTVIISTIPSAICEGILMVYKGISDTYPLQVLGPRCPIARSCEEAMESKLFAVALPEDLRKTIYDHYGSWVGKLALFLKAFPLNDRIKLEYIRRVSLPRSSNRDVVWIDPKYFVGDDDEEVVTSSNTMPDNPLALDVSQAAFLKQFPQTDVFEVTTKDCGKPVQELARTETERNKPKMTNLDIVPVILVRKVFDSVFADSCTIKQQYGSWEDVSLCNDMVEHLHIQVQKEALKYQNQRLFLHTLRKLNDETDKMAKFLEDVSFSIKSKYFRTFHDWPMVKAQLYPEIQSLLVCDIMVREIMAHLRPTLTFAKDTKKGDDRPYCINIPVKRETRTPDDTEKTKLELCIEKASADIMKELLTPLEKEPEPFWKTGWMAMMEEENNKKKKKGCGWFSGLFGRKKKNSERIVDGGLSQARILEITSTQTKRMDTHTFTQRQI, from the exons ATGGAGGGGcagcagctcctgactgacaagGCCAAGCCATCGGTTCCTTCCCATGAGCCTCTTGGTTCTGTAGCTCTGATGAGTGGCGACACAGCAGATATTCTCTCAGAGAAACAGGCCCAACCTGAGATCAGGTCAGATGAGAAGCTCCAGGTGGAGTTCCTCAGCCAGACCCAGGTGGAGATTCCACAAGAGGTCAGGGAGGTCATGGACAGCCTGCTGGACAAGGTGGCAGATGGAGAAGCCCAGGAGAAGAATGCTGAGGTCCTCGTGGCAAACCTGAACCCCTATCCTCCCTCATCCTCAGAAGTTTATGTCATACGGGACCTGGACAGCCAGGTAGACAAG GCAAAGGAGGTTGAGGCCCTTGACCTTAGCACATGTCCCATACTCCAAACGGCCCTCACAGACACTGACACCGTGATGAAGACTGCATACAAGATCATGCCGAAGAAGATTGTGGTACTTGTTTCCACCATCAAGCATATCATCACCCAGGTGCTTCTTCAAGTAGATCCCCAAGCCTTTCAGGGGGGAGTGTATTTGGAGACACCTGCTATCATCAACGACACCCAAGCTCTTCTGTGGTCTATTCCCTGGGTCGaggtcactgaggaggaggagctgtTGAACGGTCAGCAGTCCACTGATGCTTATGAGGTGGCTAAGACTGTCATCAACAACCTTGAGCAAGTGCTAGGCCCGAAACCTGTGCTGGCGAGAGCACTGGGAATCGGGTCACACATCTTGACAAGGTACATTGTTCATCTCGTAGGTCTATGCATTGCTAAGACAGTGCCCGTTGTTTATGCTGCCAATGAAGAGGAGAGACGTATTAGTCAGGATATGGTGAACATCTGTCCTCTACCTGCTAGATTGATCATTAGTGGAGAACTATTCAGTGACTTCATAGTGAAGTTTATTCTAAAACTTCATCCAATGAACGGACGCGGTACTAAACAGCTTGACCAACAGGCTCTGCTCTTACTGGTCGTTAAAATGGCCTCGGTTGCTTTTAACATCTTGAGGAAGATTCCAGGTATATCTGTGGATGAAAATCTGTGCCCCCCCTTATGCAACATGAGAAAGACAGTGTTGCACATGCAGAGTGCCATGATACATCAGTTTGGCACGACAATCAAGATAAAAAAACTGGTTGCCATGAAGGACACGGTGATCATCTCCACCATCCCCAGCGCTATCTGTGAGGGGATCCTGATGGTGTACAAGGGCATCAGTGATACCTATCCGCTTCAAGTCCTCGGCCCACGGTGTCCAATAGCTAGGAGCTGCGAAGAGGCTATGGAGAGCAAACTCTTTGCAGTAGCCCTACCCGAGGACCTTAGGAAGACCATCTACGATCACTACGGGTCCTGGGTCGGGAAACTGGCACTGTTCCTGAAGGCTTTCCCCCTGAATGACCGCATCAAGTTGGAATACATCCGTCGTGTTTCTCTGCCTCGTTCCTCCAACAGAGATGTAGTCTGGATCGACCCCAAATACTTTGTTGGGGACGACGATGAAGAGGTTGTGACATCAAGCAACACAATGCCTGATAATCCTCTTGCTCTCGACGTCAGTCAGGCTGCCTTTTTGAAGCAGTTCCCACAGACTGATGTTTTCGAGGTAACCACAAAGGACTGTGGAAAGCCTGTGCAAGAACTGGCTCGGACGGAGACCGAGAGGAACAAACCAAAGATGACAAACCTTGATATTGTTCCTGTTATTCTTGTCAGGAAAGTCTTTGACTCTGTTTTTGCAGATTCATGTACAATCAAGCAGCAATACGGTTCATGGGAAGACGTCTCACTTTGCAATGATATGGTAGAGCACCTACATATCCAGGTTCAGAAAGAGGCATTGAAATACCAAAACCAAAGACTGTTCTTACACACTCTGAGGAAGCTCAACGATGAGACGGACAAGATGGCCAAATTCTTAGAAGACGTCTCATTCTCTATCAAGAGCAAGTACTTCAGGACTTTCCATGACTGGCCAATGGTTAAAGCCCAGCTATACCCAGAAATACAGTCTCTGCTAGTCTGCGATATCATGGTCAGAGAGATCATGGCTCACCTGAGGCCTACCTTGACCTTCGCCAAGGACACCAAGAAGGGTGATGACCGGCCATACTGCATCAACATCCCGGtcaagagagagaccagaacccCGGATGATACAG AAAAGACCAAGCTGGAGCTTTGCATTGAGAAAGCCAGCGCTGACATAATGAAGGAACTCCTCACCCCACTTGAGAAG GAACCCGAACCCTTCTGGAAGACGGGATGGATGGCAATGATGGAGGAGGAAaataataaaaagaagaagaagggtTGCGGCTGGTTCTCGGGTTTGTTTGGCCGTAAGAAAAAAAACAGCGAAAGAATTGTGGATGGAGGATTGTCGCAGGCGCGGATACTAGAAATCACATCCACACAAACCAAgcgtatggacacacacacatttacacagagacagatataA
- the LOC118938237 gene encoding uncharacterized protein LOC118938237 — protein sequence MEGQQLLTDKAKPSVPSHEPLGSVALMSGDTADILSEKQAQPEIRSDEKLQVEFLSQTQVEIPQEVREVMDSLLDKVADGEAQEKNAEVLVANLNPYPPSSSEVYVIRDLDSQVDKAKEVEALDLSTCPILQTALTDTDTVMKTAYKIMPKKIVVLVSTIKHIITQVLLQVDPQAFQGGVYLETPAIINDTQALLWSIPWVEVTEEEELLNGQQSTDAYEVAKTVINNLEQVLGPKPVLARALGIGSHILTRYIVHLVGLCIAKTVPVVYAANEEERRISQDMVNICPLPARLIISGELFSDFIVKFILKLHPMNGRGTKQLDQQALLLLVVKMASVAFNILRKIPGISVDENLCPPLCNMRKTVLHMQSAMIHQFGTTIKIKKLVAMKDTVIISTIPSAICEGILMVYKGISDTYPLQVLGPRCPIARSCEEAMESKLFAVALPEDLRKTIYDHYGSWVGKLALFLKAFPLNDRIKLEYIRRVSLPRSSNRDVVWIDPKYFVGDDDEEVVTSSNTMPDNPLALDVSQAAFLKQFPQTDVFEVTTKDCGKPVQELARTETERNKPKMTNLDIVPVILVRKVFDSVFADSCTIKQQYGSWEDVSLCNDMVEHLHIQVQKEALKYQNQRLFLHTLRKLNDETDKMAKFLEDVSFSIKSKYFRTFHDWPMVKAQLYPEIQSLLVCDIMVREIMAHLRPTLTFAKDTKKGDDRPYCINIPVKRETRTPDDTDKTKLELCIEKASADRMKKLLTPLEKEPEPFWKTGSMAMMKEENNKKKKVKKRGCGWFWGGFGRKRKTAKEFPQTVVFESTTKDCGKPVQEQTQTETERNKPKVTNLDIVPVILVRKAFDSVFPVSCTIKQQYGSWEDVPLCNVMVEHIHIQVQKEALKYQNQRLFLRTLRKLNDEPDKMAKFLEDVSLSIRSNYLRTFHEWPMVKAQLYPEIQPLLVCDIMVREIMVHLRPTVTFAKDTKKGDDRPYCINIPVKRETRTPDDTEKTKLELCIEKASADIMKELLTPLEKEPEPFWKTGWMAMMEEENNKKKKKKGCGWFSGLFGRKRKNSERSVDGGLSQARILEITSTQTKRMDTHTFTQRQI from the exons ATGGAGGGGcagcagctcctgactgacaagGCCAAGCCATCGGTTCCTTCCCATGAGCCTCTTGGTTCTGTAGCTCTGATGAGTGGCGACACAGCAGATATTCTCTCAGAGAAACAGGCCCAACCTGAGATCAGGTCAGATGAGAAGCTCCAGGTGGAGTTCCTCAGCCAGACCCAGGTGGAGATTCCACAAGAGGTCAGGGAGGTCATGGACAGCCTGCTGGACAAGGTGGCAGATGGAGAAGCCCAGGAGAAGAATGCTGAGGTCCTCGTGGCAAACCTGAACCCCTATCCTCCCTCATCCTCAGAAGTTTATGTCATACGGGACCTGGACAGCCAGGTAGACAAG GCAAAGGAGGTTGAGGCCCTTGACCTTAGCACATGTCCCATACTCCAAACGGCCCTCACAGACACTGACACCGTGATGAAGACTGCATACAAGATCATGCCGAAGAAGATTGTGGTACTTGTTTCCACCATCAAGCATATCATCACCCAGGTGCTTCTTCAAGTAGATCCCCAAGCCTTTCAGGGGGGAGTGTATTTGGAGACACCTGCTATCATCAACGACACCCAAGCTCTTCTGTGGTCTATTCCCTGGGTCGaggtcactgaggaggaggagctgtTGAACGGTCAGCAGTCCACTGATGCTTATGAGGTGGCTAAGACTGTCATCAACAACCTTGAGCAAGTGCTAGGCCCAAAACCTGTGCTGGCGAGAGCACTGGGAATCGGGTCACACATCTTGACAAGGTACATTGTTCATCTCGTAGGTCTATGCATTGCTAAGACAGTGCCCGTTGTTTATGCTGCCAATGAAGAGGAGAGACGTATTAGTCAGGATATGGTGAACATCTGTCCTCTACCTGCTAGATTGATCATTAGTGGAGAACTATTCAGTGACTTCATAGTGAAGTTTATTCTAAAACTTCATCCAATGAACGGACGCGGTACTAAACAGCTTGACCAACAGGCTCTGCTCTTACTGGTCGTTAAAATGGCCTCGGTTGCTTTTAACATCTTGAGGAAGATTCCAGGTATATCTGTGGATGAAAATCTGTGCCCCCCCTTATGCAACATGAGAAAGACAGTGTTGCACATGCAGAGTGCCATGATACATCAGTTTGGCACGACAATCAAGATAAAAAAACTGGTTGCCATGAAGGACACGGTGATCATCTCCACCATCCCCAGCGCTATCTGTGAGGGGATCCTGATGGTGTACAAGGGCATCAGTGATACCTATCCGCTTCAAGTCCTCGGCCCACGGTGTCCAATAGCTAGGAGCTGCGAAGAGGCTATGGAGAGCAAACTCTTTGCAGTAGCCCTACCCGAGGACCTTAGGAAGACCATCTACGATCACTACGGGTCCTGGGTCGGGAAACTGGCACTGTTCCTGAAGGCTTTCCCCCTGAATGACCGCATCAAGTTGGAATACATCCGTCGTGTTTCTCTGCCTCGTTCCTCCAACAGAGATGTAGTCTGGATCGACCCCAAATACTTTGTTGGGGACGACGATGAAGAGGTTGTGACATCAAGCAACACAATGCCTGATAATCCTCTTGCTCTCGACGTCAGTCAGGCTGCCTTTTTGAAGCAGTTCCCACAGACTGATGTTTTCGAGGTAACCACAAAGGACTGTGGAAAGCCTGTGCAAGAACTGGCTCGGACGGAGACCGAGAGGAACAAACCAAAGATGACAAACCTTGATATTGTTCCTGTTATTCTTGTCAGGAAAGTCTTTGACTCTGTTTTTGCAGATTCATGTACAATCAAGCAGCAATACGGTTCATGGGAAGACGTCTCACTTTGCAATGATATGGTAGAGCACCTACATATCCAGGTTCAGAAAGAGGCATTGAAATACCAAAACCAAAGACTGTTCTTACACACTCTGAGGAAGCTCAACGATGAGACGGACAAGATGGCCAAATTCTTAGAAGACGTCTCATTCTCTATCAAGAGCAAGTACTTCAGGACTTTCCATGACTGGCCAATGGTTAAAGCCCAGCTATACCCAGAAATACAGTCTCTGCTAGTCTGCGATATCATGGTCAGAGAGATCATGGCTCACCTGAGGCCTACCTTGACCTTCGCCAAGGACACCAAGAAGGGTGATGACCGGCCATACTGCATCAACATCCCGGtcaagagagagaccagaacccCGGATGATACAG ACAAGACCAAGCTGGAGCTTTGCATTGAGAAAGCCAGCGCTGACAGAATGAAGAAGCTCCTCACCCCACTTGAGAAG GAACCCGAACCCTTCTGGAAGACGGGATCGATGGCAATGATGAAGGAGGAAAATAATAAAaagaagaaggtgaagaagaGGGGTTGCGGCTGGTTCTGGGGTGGGTTTGGCCGTAAGAGAAAAACAGCGAAAGAATTCCCACAGACTGTTGTTTTCGAGTCAACCACAAAGGACTGTGGAAAGCCTGTGCAAGAACAGACTCAGACGGAGACTGAGAGGAACAAACCAAAGGTGACAAACCTTGATATTGTTCCTGTTATTCTTGTCAGGAAAGCCTTTGACTCTGTCTTCCCAGTTTCATGTACAATCAAGCAGCAATACGGTTCATGGGAAGATGTTCCACTTTGCAATGTTATGGTAGAGCACATACATATCCAGGTTCAGAAAGAGGCATTGAAATACCAAAACCAAAGACTGTTCTTACGCACTCTGAGGAAGCTCAACGATGAGCCGGACAAGATGGCCAAATTCTTAGAAGACGTCTCACTCTCTATCAGGAGCAATTACCTCAGGACTTTCCATGAGTGGCCAATGGTTAAAGCCCAGCTATACCCAGAAATACAGCCTCTGCTGGTCTGCGATATCATGGTCAGGGAGATCATGGTTCACCTGAGGCCTACCGTGACCTTCGCCAAGGACACCAAGAAGGGTGATGACCGGCCATACTGCATCAACATCCCGGtcaagagagagaccagaacccCGGATGATACAG AAAAGACCAAGCTGGAGCTTTGCATTGAGAAAGCCAGCGCTGACATAATGAAGGAACTCCTCACCCCACTTGAGAAG GAACCCGAACCCTTCTGGAAGACGGGATGGATGGCAATGATGGAGGAGGAAaataataaaaagaagaagaagaagggttgCGGCTGGTTCTCGGGTTTGTTTGGCCGTAAGAGGAAAAACAGCGAAAGAAGTGTGGATGGAGGATTGTCGCAGGCGCGGATACTAGAAATCACATCCACACAAACCAAgcgtatggacacacacacatttacacagagacagatataA